The following proteins are co-located in the Wenzhouxiangella marina genome:
- a CDS encoding M14 family zinc carboxypeptidase has product MTPMIRLLTTLLLLAWAPLALRAATGLPADFDPDPAIPSPAEVLGFEVGEFHPRHDQIVAYYTRLAQASDRVRLERIGQTHGRRPLLLLTFASPERLADIEAIRDDRRRASRAGEGPAVVWMGYSVHGNEASGASAALLAAWYLAADRGPTVRQWLDEMVILMEPALNPDGLDRFAHWVNAHRGYHPSADPNDREHEEGWPNGRTNYYWFDLNRDWLPLVHPESQARAAQLQRWQPHVVTDHHEMGTNSTFFFQPGVPERTNPLTPPRNQELAARLADYHASELDRAGESYYSRESFDDYYLGKGSTYPDLTGGVGILFEQASARGHVQESDYGTLSFAEAIANQVRTTISTLEGSHALDEALIDYQAEFFRSARELARAADHAGWLLGDDGDPERGRALIELLLAHGIEIHPVTESVAIDGRDFAPGHAWLIPARQDQYRFLVSIFEPVRDLPMETFYDVSAWPLAAAYDLPLSTVRRLPEHGQAIRALPARDLQVPSSDAPAWLVAWDQHGAAPVLAALLAEGYRIQASSEVLRTVTDRGEAELPRGSLVIAPGLQDEGLPPVGPRLAELARAHGVEVLAAERGLSLSGPDLGSPSVPVLSAPSVALLVGEGVSEYHAGYIWHWFDTRLEQPITQLELPALGRTDLSRYSHLILPSGRYGGLGDGERARLVDFVRGGGVLIAARDAAEWVESLELDYDFVDTAEDETEGEPERRAYADFELDFARTLIGGSALNMAIDTSHPLAWGYSRPELAVFRRGRHVLQASDNAYVHAGRYAEDPLASGYLSEDTAARLSGTPALVATRHGGGVVVRMADDYLFRGYWVGGERLFANAIFFSKLIGRTSLPSD; this is encoded by the coding sequence ATGACCCCGATGATCCGACTGCTCACTACCCTTCTGCTGCTGGCCTGGGCGCCGCTGGCCCTGCGCGCCGCGACCGGTCTGCCGGCCGACTTCGATCCGGACCCCGCCATTCCCTCGCCGGCCGAGGTGCTGGGCTTCGAGGTGGGCGAATTCCATCCGCGCCATGATCAGATCGTGGCCTACTACACGCGCCTGGCCCAGGCCTCGGACCGGGTGCGGCTGGAGCGGATCGGCCAGACCCACGGGCGTCGCCCGCTGCTGCTGCTGACCTTCGCCAGCCCGGAGCGCCTGGCCGATATCGAGGCCATTCGCGACGACCGTCGTCGCGCCAGCCGGGCCGGTGAGGGTCCGGCGGTGGTCTGGATGGGTTACTCGGTGCATGGCAACGAAGCCTCCGGGGCCAGCGCGGCCCTGCTGGCGGCCTGGTATCTGGCCGCCGATCGTGGACCGACCGTCCGCCAGTGGCTCGACGAGATGGTGATCCTGATGGAGCCGGCGCTGAATCCGGACGGCCTCGATCGCTTCGCCCACTGGGTCAACGCCCATCGCGGCTACCATCCCTCCGCGGATCCCAACGACCGGGAACACGAGGAAGGCTGGCCCAATGGCCGCACGAACTACTACTGGTTCGACCTGAACCGCGACTGGCTGCCGCTGGTCCACCCCGAGTCGCAGGCTCGGGCCGCCCAGCTGCAGCGCTGGCAGCCGCACGTGGTCACCGACCACCACGAGATGGGCACGAACTCGACCTTCTTCTTCCAGCCGGGCGTGCCCGAGCGCACCAACCCTCTCACGCCGCCGCGAAATCAGGAGTTGGCCGCGCGTCTGGCCGACTACCACGCCAGTGAGCTCGACCGGGCCGGCGAGAGCTACTACAGCCGCGAGAGCTTCGACGACTACTACCTGGGCAAGGGCTCGACCTATCCGGATCTGACCGGCGGCGTCGGGATCCTGTTCGAGCAGGCCTCGGCCCGCGGCCATGTGCAGGAGTCGGACTACGGGACCCTGAGCTTCGCCGAGGCGATCGCCAATCAGGTCCGCACCACGATCTCCACCCTCGAGGGTTCCCACGCCCTCGACGAAGCCCTGATCGACTACCAGGCCGAGTTCTTCCGCTCGGCCCGCGAACTGGCCCGCGCGGCCGATCACGCCGGCTGGTTGCTGGGCGATGACGGCGATCCCGAGCGTGGTCGAGCCCTGATCGAGCTGCTGCTCGCCCACGGCATCGAGATCCACCCGGTCACCGAGTCCGTCGCCATCGACGGTCGGGATTTCGCGCCCGGCCACGCCTGGCTGATTCCGGCGCGCCAGGACCAGTACCGTTTCCTGGTCTCGATCTTCGAGCCGGTCCGCGATCTGCCGATGGAGACCTTCTACGACGTGTCGGCCTGGCCGCTGGCGGCCGCCTACGACCTGCCCTTGAGCACCGTGCGCCGACTGCCCGAGCACGGCCAGGCCATCCGCGCCCTGCCGGCTCGCGACCTTCAGGTCCCGTCCAGTGACGCGCCGGCCTGGCTGGTGGCCTGGGATCAGCATGGCGCGGCGCCCGTGCTCGCCGCGCTGCTGGCCGAGGGCTACCGCATCCAGGCCAGCAGTGAAGTGCTGCGCACCGTGACCGACCGGGGCGAAGCCGAACTGCCGCGCGGCTCGCTGGTGATCGCCCCCGGCCTGCAGGACGAAGGCCTGCCCCCGGTCGGCCCGCGCCTGGCCGAGCTGGCCCGGGCGCACGGCGTCGAGGTGCTGGCCGCCGAGCGCGGTCTGAGCCTGTCAGGCCCCGATCTGGGCTCGCCGTCCGTGCCCGTGCTGTCCGCACCCAGCGTGGCGCTGCTGGTGGGTGAGGGCGTGTCCGAATATCACGCCGGCTACATCTGGCACTGGTTCGATACCCGCCTCGAGCAGCCGATCACCCAGCTGGAACTGCCCGCCCTGGGGCGGACGGACCTGAGCCGCTATTCGCATCTGATCCTGCCGTCGGGCCGTTACGGTGGTCTGGGTGATGGCGAGCGCGCCCGCCTGGTGGATTTCGTTCGCGGGGGTGGCGTGCTGATCGCCGCGCGCGATGCGGCCGAATGGGTCGAGTCCCTCGAGCTCGACTACGACTTCGTCGACACGGCCGAAGACGAGACCGAGGGCGAGCCCGAACGCCGCGCCTATGCCGACTTCGAGCTGGATTTCGCCCGCACCCTGATCGGTGGCAGCGCCCTGAACATGGCCATCGACACCAGCCACCCGCTCGCCTGGGGGTATTCGCGGCCCGAGCTGGCCGTGTTCCGCCGCGGTCGCCACGTGCTCCAGGCCAGCGACAACGCCTACGTCCACGCGGGTCGGTACGCAGAAGACCCGCTGGCTTCGGGCTATCTGTCGGAGGATACGGCCGCTCGCCTGTCGGGCACGCCGGCCCTGGTCGCCACCCGCCACGGCGGTGGCGTGGTCGTGCGCATGGCCGACGATTACCTGTTCAGGGGCTACTGGGTGGGTGGCGAACGCCTGTTCGCCAATGCGATCTTCTTCTCGAAGCTGATCGGTCGGACGAGCCTGCCGTCCGACTGA
- a CDS encoding YbhB/YbcL family Raf kinase inhibitor-like protein, whose amino-acid sequence MKLRSNDLTDGQPIDPRFAFGKPYAEAHMALSDNLSPHLAWSEAPEGTRSFAVVCMDPDVPSVGDDVNQEGRTIAADLPRVDFCHWALVDLPASHTELATGDCSREVTVGGKQSPPGPDGSRQGLNDYTSFMAGSEMAGQYHGYDGPCPPWNDERLHHYVFTVYALDVETLDLPAGFNGHDVVKAIEGHVLAQASITGTYTLNPEVS is encoded by the coding sequence ATGAAACTCCGTTCGAACGATCTGACCGACGGCCAGCCGATCGACCCCCGCTTCGCCTTCGGCAAGCCCTATGCCGAGGCGCACATGGCCCTGTCGGACAACCTCAGCCCGCACCTGGCCTGGTCCGAGGCGCCCGAGGGTACGCGCTCCTTCGCGGTGGTCTGCATGGACCCGGACGTGCCCTCGGTCGGCGATGACGTCAACCAGGAAGGCCGGACCATCGCCGCCGACCTGCCGCGCGTCGACTTCTGCCACTGGGCCCTGGTCGACCTGCCCGCCAGCCACACGGAGCTGGCCACCGGCGACTGCAGCAGGGAAGTCACCGTCGGCGGCAAGCAGAGCCCGCCGGGCCCGGACGGCAGCCGCCAGGGCCTGAACGACTACACGAGCTTCATGGCCGGCAGCGAGATGGCCGGCCAGTACCACGGCTACGACGGGCCCTGCCCGCCCTGGAACGACGAGCGCCTGCACCACTACGTCTTCACGGTCTACGCCCTGGACGTCGAGACACTGGATCTGCCCGCCGGCTTCAACGGCCACGACGTGGTCAAGGCCATCGAAGGCCACGTCCTCGCCCAGGCCTCGATCACCGGCACCTACACGCTCAACCCCGAGGTCAGCTGA
- a CDS encoding vWA domain-containing protein, which translates to MSLNKTLFVLGLAVLLACPAARADTVIVYDASNSMWGQIEGEAKVTIARRVLADLVRDWDASEPLGLVAYGHRREGDCTDIETVVPVGPVDREALLARIESISPKGHTPLTEAVRHAAEALRYRDVPATVILVSDGIESCNADPCELATELAGAGINFTAHVIGFGVGDADQAQLACIAENTGGRFFAASDAAGLQAALDQAKGAALETPPEPRVTLTAPMSAVAGSNVEVSWQGESIHPRDLVTLVPVDAAPDARGDYRRVGNETAARLQAPGQPGAYELRYVASATGMAVASAPIELTEASLIISGPESAAAGANVAVEWTDTIHPRDLVTIVPIDAADSTVGDYRRVGNSLAVSLQAPAEPGDYELRYVLESDGRVMARAAIRIVEQAMRVSGPESAVAGSSVSIEWSDAVHPRDLVTIVPSGAPVDAYGEYRRVSNAASGTLQAPAEPGDYEIRYLLEESGEAVASAPLRVIAAETSVSGPATALAGSRIEVSWARSIHHRDMVTIVPAGEPADATADYRRVSTAESAPLDTAAEPGNYEIRYLLEATGQAIASSPIVLTPPEVTITAPAVVAAGERFEARWSQTVHPRDLVVIVPADAPSDADEGYRRAGRGNAGTLQAPDRPGDYEVRYLLVANGLAIARTPIRVE; encoded by the coding sequence ATGTCGCTGAACAAGACGCTTTTCGTGCTGGGGCTCGCGGTGCTGCTCGCCTGCCCCGCCGCCCGGGCCGATACGGTGATCGTCTACGACGCGTCGAACTCGATGTGGGGGCAGATCGAGGGCGAAGCGAAGGTGACGATCGCGCGGCGCGTTCTCGCCGACCTGGTGCGTGACTGGGACGCCAGCGAGCCGCTGGGCCTGGTGGCCTACGGCCATCGGCGCGAAGGCGATTGCACGGACATCGAGACCGTCGTGCCCGTCGGCCCGGTCGACCGGGAAGCCTTGCTGGCGCGCATCGAGTCGATCTCTCCCAAGGGTCATACGCCCCTGACAGAGGCGGTGCGACACGCGGCCGAAGCGCTGCGCTACCGTGACGTGCCGGCGACGGTGATCCTGGTTTCCGACGGCATCGAAAGCTGCAATGCCGATCCCTGCGAGCTGGCCACGGAGCTGGCCGGGGCCGGCATCAACTTCACCGCGCACGTCATCGGCTTCGGCGTCGGCGATGCCGACCAGGCGCAGTTGGCCTGCATCGCCGAGAACACCGGCGGGCGCTTCTTCGCCGCCAGTGATGCCGCCGGCCTGCAGGCCGCGCTCGACCAGGCGAAGGGCGCAGCGCTCGAGACGCCGCCCGAGCCTCGGGTGACGCTGACGGCACCGATGTCGGCCGTGGCCGGGTCCAACGTCGAAGTCAGCTGGCAGGGCGAGTCGATCCATCCGCGGGATCTCGTCACTCTGGTGCCGGTGGATGCGGCACCGGATGCGCGCGGCGATTACCGACGGGTGGGGAACGAGACCGCCGCGCGCTTGCAGGCCCCCGGGCAGCCCGGCGCCTACGAGCTGCGCTACGTGGCCAGCGCAACGGGCATGGCAGTGGCCAGCGCGCCGATCGAGCTGACCGAGGCGAGTCTCATCATCTCCGGGCCCGAGTCGGCCGCGGCCGGTGCGAACGTCGCGGTCGAGTGGACCGACACGATCCACCCGCGGGATCTGGTCACGATCGTTCCGATCGACGCAGCCGACTCCACGGTGGGCGACTATCGCCGCGTGGGCAATTCCCTGGCCGTGAGCCTGCAGGCGCCGGCCGAGCCCGGCGATTACGAACTGCGCTACGTGCTCGAATCGGATGGGCGAGTGATGGCGCGCGCTGCGATCCGGATCGTCGAGCAGGCCATGCGCGTGTCGGGCCCCGAGTCAGCGGTGGCCGGATCCAGCGTGTCGATCGAGTGGAGCGATGCCGTGCATCCGCGAGACCTGGTCACCATCGTCCCGTCCGGCGCTCCCGTGGACGCCTACGGCGAGTACCGGCGAGTCAGCAACGCCGCGTCCGGCACGCTCCAGGCCCCGGCCGAGCCCGGTGACTACGAGATTCGCTATCTGCTCGAAGAAAGCGGCGAGGCAGTCGCCTCCGCACCCCTGCGCGTGATCGCCGCCGAAACCTCGGTTTCGGGCCCGGCGACGGCCCTGGCAGGCTCGCGCATCGAAGTCAGCTGGGCCCGGTCGATCCATCATCGCGACATGGTGACCATCGTCCCGGCCGGCGAGCCGGCGGATGCCACGGCCGACTACCGTCGCGTCAGCACCGCCGAGTCGGCCCCCCTCGATACGGCGGCCGAGCCCGGTAACTACGAGATCCGCTATCTCCTCGAGGCCACCGGCCAGGCCATCGCCAGTTCGCCGATCGTGCTGACCCCGCCGGAGGTCACGATCACCGCGCCGGCGGTCGTGGCTGCCGGAGAGCGCTTCGAGGCCCGCTGGTCGCAGACGGTGCACCCGCGCGATCTCGTCGTGATTGTGCCGGCCGATGCCCCCTCCGATGCCGACGAGGGCTATCGGCGCGCAGGGCGCGGCAACGCGGGAACGCTGCAGGCGCCGGACCGTCCTGGCGACTACGAGGTGCGCTACCTGCTGGTAGCCAACGGTCTTGCCATAGCCCGTACACCGATCCGAGTCGAGTAG
- the glnA gene encoding type I glutamate--ammonia ligase, with the protein MTPSEVLKLIRDEDIEFVDLRFANTLGKEQHVTVPASAVDEDMFEEGKMFDGSSIVGWKGINDSDMVLMPDPTATFIDPFAEYKTLNINCDILEPATMQPYTRCPRSLAKRAEAYLKACGVADTAFFGPEPEFFVFDDVRWGNDISGAFFKIDAEEAAWNTRKKYEDGNHGHRPKVKGGYFPVPPVDGLNDLRGLMCLTLEQLGIPVEVHHHEVGTAGQCEIGTRFNTLTRKADELLIMKYVIQNVAHMHGRTATFMPKPLVGDNGSGMHVHQSLAKDGTNLFAGDGYGGLSETALHYIGGIFKHARAINAFSNSTTNSYKRLVPGFEAPVVLAYSARNRSASCRVPWVASDKARRIEVRFGDPAGNPYLTFAAMMMAGIDGIINKIDPGAPMDKDLYDLPPEEERDLPRVCHALDQALEALDQDREFLKAGDVFSDDLIDGYIALKMQEVTRFRAATHPVEFDMYYSS; encoded by the coding sequence ATGACCCCCTCTGAAGTACTCAAACTGATCCGCGACGAAGACATCGAGTTCGTCGACCTGCGCTTCGCCAACACCCTCGGCAAGGAGCAGCACGTGACCGTGCCGGCCTCGGCCGTCGACGAGGACATGTTCGAAGAAGGCAAGATGTTCGACGGCTCCTCGATCGTGGGCTGGAAAGGCATCAACGACTCGGACATGGTGCTGATGCCGGATCCGACGGCGACCTTCATCGACCCGTTCGCCGAGTACAAGACGCTCAACATCAACTGCGACATCCTCGAGCCGGCCACCATGCAGCCCTACACGCGCTGCCCGCGCTCCCTGGCCAAGCGCGCCGAAGCCTACCTGAAGGCCTGCGGCGTGGCCGACACGGCCTTCTTCGGTCCGGAGCCCGAGTTCTTCGTCTTCGATGACGTGCGTTGGGGCAATGACATCTCCGGCGCCTTCTTCAAGATCGACGCCGAAGAGGCCGCCTGGAACACCAGGAAGAAGTACGAGGACGGCAACCACGGCCATCGTCCGAAGGTCAAGGGCGGCTACTTCCCGGTGCCGCCGGTGGACGGACTGAACGATCTCCGCGGCCTGATGTGCCTGACCCTGGAGCAGCTCGGCATTCCCGTCGAAGTGCACCACCACGAAGTCGGCACCGCCGGCCAGTGCGAGATCGGCACACGCTTCAACACCCTGACGCGCAAGGCCGACGAGCTGCTGATCATGAAGTACGTGATCCAGAACGTCGCCCACATGCACGGCCGCACCGCCACCTTCATGCCCAAGCCCCTGGTCGGAGACAATGGCTCCGGCATGCACGTGCACCAGAGCCTGGCCAAGGACGGCACGAACCTGTTCGCCGGCGACGGCTACGGTGGCCTGAGCGAGACCGCCCTGCACTACATCGGCGGCATCTTCAAGCACGCTCGCGCGATCAACGCCTTCTCCAACTCGACCACCAACAGCTACAAGCGCCTGGTGCCGGGTTTCGAGGCGCCGGTCGTGCTGGCCTACTCGGCCCGTAACCGCTCGGCCTCCTGCCGGGTGCCCTGGGTGGCCAGCGACAAGGCCCGCCGCATCGAAGTCCGCTTCGGTGATCCGGCCGGCAACCCCTACCTGACCTTCGCGGCGATGATGATGGCCGGCATCGACGGGATCATCAACAAGATCGATCCGGGCGCACCGATGGACAAGGACCTGTACGATCTGCCGCCGGAAGAAGAGCGGGATCTGCCGCGCGTCTGCCACGCCCTCGACCAGGCCCTGGAGGCGCTGGATCAGGATCGCGAGTTCCTGAAGGCCGGTGACGTGTTCTCCGACGACCTGATCGACGGCTACATCGCCCTGAAGATGCAGGAAGTCACGCGCTTCCGGGCGGCCACGCACCCGGTCGAGTTCGACATGTACTACTCGAGCTGA
- a CDS encoding DUF4124 domain-containing protein translates to MTVFHGPKAAMHLSRKLLILALLPAFLASTSVWSQPIYKVVDEDGNVTYTDQRPDEEAEPMDLPELNVLEGREMEPPITRRETGEEREPLELRFVSPQPEEHILGTGNSLTAVLESNIAIPPSALVVFYLDGQAQEPVQSMSMSFEQVDRGEHSIRAELQTPSGRVLASTESVTFYMRQASRQHPAPP, encoded by the coding sequence ATGACCGTGTTCCACGGACCGAAGGCAGCCATGCACCTCTCACGCAAGCTACTGATTCTGGCACTTCTTCCGGCGTTTCTCGCCAGCACATCCGTCTGGTCGCAGCCGATCTACAAGGTGGTCGACGAGGACGGCAATGTCACCTACACCGACCAGCGCCCCGACGAGGAGGCCGAGCCCATGGACCTGCCCGAGCTGAACGTGCTCGAAGGCCGGGAAATGGAGCCCCCCATCACGCGCCGCGAAACCGGTGAGGAACGTGAACCACTGGAGCTGCGATTCGTCTCGCCCCAGCCCGAGGAGCACATCCTCGGCACCGGCAACAGCCTGACCGCCGTGCTGGAAAGCAACATCGCCATTCCGCCCTCGGCCCTGGTCGTGTTCTACCTCGATGGCCAGGCCCAGGAGCCCGTGCAGTCGATGAGCATGAGCTTCGAGCAGGTCGATCGTGGCGAACACAGCATCCGGGCCGAGCTGCAGACTCCGTCGGGCCGCGTGCTGGCCTCGACCGAGTCGGTCACCTTCTACATGCGCCAGGCTTCGCGACAGCACCCTGCTCCACCGTGA
- a CDS encoding two-component system sensor histidine kinase NtrB has translation MSELDPDRLSTGLIRVDPTGRIRWLNRAAATLLEQPQAEVPGSRLGDQSDVLERSLERVQRHGGTMSVAEIALQADGPPVDLYLHPLDDDVLIELHPVAERVRQRERADRADRQQAIALLARGLAHELRNPLAGVRGAAQLIEHTSDPEAARRHARMIQREVDRITGLIEHVAGDSEPRMAMINLHQVIDDAIELVQAESGGRLAIQRHYDPSIPEQRGDADRLHQLFLNLLRNSVQAGALSLRLSTRIEHDSALVEAPARHAVRIELDDDGEGVPETLRDRLFLPLVTGRERGSGFGLAVVQQIARAHGGLVDYQSLPRGSRFTVRLPLHLAREAAA, from the coding sequence GTGAGCGAACTGGACCCGGACCGCCTGAGCACGGGCCTGATCCGGGTCGATCCGACCGGCCGGATCCGCTGGCTCAATCGCGCCGCCGCCACCCTGCTGGAGCAGCCCCAGGCCGAAGTTCCGGGCAGCCGGCTGGGCGATCAGAGCGATGTGCTCGAACGCAGCCTGGAGCGGGTGCAACGGCACGGCGGCACCATGAGCGTCGCTGAAATCGCCCTGCAGGCCGACGGCCCGCCCGTCGACCTGTACCTGCATCCCCTCGACGACGACGTGCTGATCGAACTGCACCCGGTGGCCGAGCGCGTCCGCCAGCGAGAACGCGCCGACCGAGCCGATCGTCAGCAGGCCATCGCCCTGCTCGCCCGCGGACTGGCCCACGAGCTGCGCAATCCGCTGGCCGGCGTGCGCGGCGCAGCCCAGCTGATCGAACACACGAGCGACCCCGAGGCGGCGCGACGCCATGCGCGCATGATCCAGCGCGAGGTCGATCGGATCACCGGCCTGATCGAGCACGTGGCCGGCGACAGCGAACCCCGCATGGCGATGATCAATCTGCACCAGGTCATCGATGATGCGATCGAACTGGTCCAGGCCGAGAGCGGCGGCCGCCTGGCCATCCAGCGCCACTATGACCCATCCATTCCCGAACAGCGCGGTGACGCCGACCGGCTGCACCAGCTCTTTCTCAACCTGCTGCGCAACAGCGTCCAGGCCGGCGCCCTGAGCCTGCGGCTGAGCACCCGCATCGAGCACGACTCGGCGCTCGTCGAAGCGCCCGCGCGGCATGCCGTGCGCATCGAGCTGGACGACGACGGCGAGGGCGTCCCCGAGACTCTGCGCGATCGACTGTTCCTGCCCCTGGTGACGGGCCGCGAACGCGGTTCGGGCTTCGGCCTGGCCGTCGTCCAGCAGATCGCCCGCGCCCACGGCGGTCTGGTCGACTACCAGTCCCTGCCCCGCGGCAGCCGATTCACGGTTCGCCTGCCGCTGCATCTGGCCAGGGAGGCGGCCGCATGA
- the ntrC gene encoding nitrogen regulation protein NR(I): protein MSERIWIIDDDPAIRYVLEEFFRSQHMPVRSFERGADLEDALSHHHPDLVMADVRLNGENGLELMQSLRERLPDLPVIVMTAYSDLDSAVQAFKGGALEFLAKPFDLDEVGRLVQKALAGANAEEGVKPGKDGLIGSSPAFQELIRMIGRLSASDIPVLITGETGTGKELIARALHKHSPRAEGPFIAINTAAIPEDLLESELFGHEKGAFTGASEQYRGRFEQAQGGTLFLDEIGDMPLTLQSRLLRVLAEGEYYRLGGRDLVRTNARIITATHRNLARRVEAGEFRADLYHRLKVINLAVPPLRERREDIPELARHFLRAAGKEFRLPPKLADRALLNHLKSLDWPGNVRELKHLCQSLAALAPAPLIGIDDLPPEYRRPGQAVGSIERHWTEHLADALYAELGSEHEELFEAYKREFEQAVVRTTLRHCDDNQSEAARRLGISRNTLARMLKEQ, encoded by the coding sequence ATGAGCGAGCGGATCTGGATCATCGACGACGACCCGGCCATCCGCTACGTGCTGGAGGAGTTCTTCCGCAGCCAGCATATGCCGGTCCGCAGCTTCGAGCGAGGCGCGGATCTGGAGGATGCCCTGAGCCATCACCACCCGGATCTGGTGATGGCCGATGTGCGCCTGAACGGCGAGAACGGTCTGGAGTTGATGCAGTCCCTGCGCGAGCGCCTGCCGGACCTGCCGGTGATCGTGATGACCGCCTATTCGGATCTCGACTCCGCCGTCCAGGCCTTCAAGGGCGGGGCCCTGGAGTTCCTGGCCAAGCCCTTCGACCTCGACGAGGTCGGCCGGCTGGTGCAAAAGGCCCTGGCGGGCGCCAATGCGGAAGAAGGCGTGAAACCGGGCAAGGACGGCCTGATCGGCTCGTCGCCGGCCTTCCAGGAGCTGATCCGGATGATCGGCCGCCTGTCGGCCAGCGACATCCCGGTGCTGATCACTGGCGAGACCGGGACGGGCAAGGAACTGATCGCGCGCGCCCTGCACAAGCACTCACCCCGGGCAGAGGGTCCCTTCATCGCGATCAACACGGCCGCGATCCCCGAGGATCTGCTGGAGTCCGAGCTGTTCGGTCATGAGAAGGGCGCCTTCACCGGTGCCAGCGAGCAATACCGGGGGCGCTTCGAGCAGGCCCAGGGCGGCACCCTGTTTCTGGACGAGATCGGCGACATGCCCCTGACCCTGCAATCCCGTCTGCTGCGCGTGCTGGCCGAAGGCGAGTACTACCGCCTGGGCGGACGAGACCTGGTGCGAACCAATGCCCGGATCATCACCGCCACGCACCGCAACCTGGCGCGGCGGGTCGAAGCCGGTGAATTCCGCGCCGATCTCTACCATCGCCTCAAGGTCATCAACCTGGCCGTTCCACCGCTGCGCGAGCGGCGCGAAGACATCCCGGAACTGGCGCGGCATTTCCTGCGCGCCGCCGGCAAGGAATTCCGTCTGCCGCCCAAGCTCGCCGACCGCGCCCTGCTGAATCATCTCAAGTCCCTGGACTGGCCCGGCAACGTCCGTGAACTCAAGCACCTCTGCCAGTCGCTCGCGGCCCTGGCCCCGGCACCGCTGATCGGCATCGACGATCTGCCCCCCGAGTATCGTCGCCCTGGCCAGGCCGTGGGCTCGATCGAACGCCATTGGACCGAGCACCTGGCCGATGCCCTGTATGCCGAGTTGGGCAGCGAGCACGAGGAGCTATTCGAAGCCTACAAGCGCGAGTTCGAGCAAGCGGTGGTGCGCACGACCCTGCGCCACTGCGATGACAACCAGTCCGAAGCAGCCCGCCGACTGGGCATCAGCCGCAACACCCTGGCGCGGATGCTGAAGGAGCAGTAA
- the dtd gene encoding D-aminoacyl-tRNA deacylase: MIGLLQRVSEARVDIDGETVGEIGSGLLVLVGFQRGDQAERLDRFLERLLNYRVFSDDQGRMNRSLRDSGGGLLLVPQFTLAADTDSGNRPSFTPAAPPDEGQALFESLIERAEAAWPGTQCGRFGANMQVGLINDGPVTFWLEVH, translated from the coding sequence ATGATCGGACTGCTGCAGCGGGTCAGCGAGGCGCGCGTGGACATCGACGGGGAAACCGTGGGCGAGATCGGATCGGGCCTGCTCGTGCTGGTCGGTTTCCAGCGCGGCGATCAGGCCGAGCGCCTCGATCGCTTTCTCGAACGCCTGTTGAACTACCGCGTCTTTTCCGACGACCAGGGGCGCATGAACCGAAGCCTGCGCGACTCCGGCGGCGGTCTGCTGCTGGTGCCCCAGTTCACCCTGGCCGCCGACACCGACTCAGGCAATCGTCCGAGCTTCACACCGGCCGCGCCACCGGACGAAGGGCAGGCCCTGTTCGAGTCACTGATCGAGCGGGCCGAGGCTGCCTGGCCGGGCACGCAATGCGGTCGCTTCGGCGCGAACATGCAGGTCGGCCTGATCAACGACGGGCCGGTGACCTTCTGGTTGGAGGTGCATTGA